From the Anaeromyxobacter sp. genome, one window contains:
- a CDS encoding diguanylate cyclase: MAEERPKILVVDDSRTQLDKLVGVLAREGYDVRSAATGTEAILKVRTDPPDLVLLDMILPDMDGLEVLRHVNPRPDEHFIPVIIVSARSDLDSKVRGLKLGASDYLAKPFEPEEMLWRCKAMLHIKSLQDQLRATQRKLAEQSVTDGLTGLKNRRLFDERLQEEFRRAQRYSDPVSLIMVDLDHFKRVNDGYGHQMGDVVLREAAACIRASIRDPDICARYGGEEFAVILPKTHLSGALAVAERIWRELGAKVYHQEVPEVGRAKPVEVKVTASVGLAFFPSKDITSAELLVKFADEALYQAKHSGRNTICLYQAQNYLYEARKS; encoded by the coding sequence GTGGCCGAGGAACGCCCGAAGATCCTGGTGGTGGACGACTCCCGCACCCAGCTCGACAAGCTGGTGGGGGTGCTGGCGCGCGAGGGCTACGACGTCCGCTCCGCCGCCACCGGCACCGAGGCCATCCTCAAGGTCCGCACCGACCCGCCCGACCTGGTGCTGCTCGACATGATCCTGCCGGACATGGACGGGCTCGAGGTGCTGCGGCACGTCAACCCGCGGCCCGACGAGCACTTCATCCCGGTCATCATCGTCTCGGCCCGCAGCGACCTCGACTCCAAGGTGCGGGGCCTGAAGCTGGGGGCCTCCGACTACCTGGCCAAGCCCTTCGAGCCGGAGGAGATGCTCTGGCGCTGCAAGGCGATGCTGCACATCAAGTCGCTGCAGGACCAGCTGCGGGCCACCCAGCGCAAGCTGGCCGAGCAGTCGGTCACCGACGGGCTGACCGGGCTGAAGAACCGGCGGCTCTTCGACGAGCGGCTGCAGGAGGAGTTCCGCCGGGCGCAGCGCTACAGCGATCCGGTCTCGCTCATCATGGTGGACCTGGACCACTTCAAGCGGGTCAACGACGGCTACGGCCACCAGATGGGCGACGTGGTGCTGCGCGAGGCGGCCGCGTGCATCCGGGCCTCCATCCGCGACCCGGACATCTGCGCGCGCTACGGCGGGGAGGAGTTCGCGGTGATCCTGCCGAAGACCCACCTCTCCGGCGCGCTGGCGGTGGCCGAGCGCATCTGGCGCGAGCTGGGGGCCAAGGTCTACCACCAGGAGGTCCCGGAGGTCGGGCGGGCCAAGCCGGTGGAGGTGAAGGTGACGGCCTCGGTCGGGCTGGCCTTCTTCCCGTCGAAGGACATCACCTCCGCCGAGCTGCTGGTGAAGTTCGCCGACGAGGCGCTCTACCAGGCCAAGCACTCCGGCCGGAACACCATCTGCCTCTACCAGGCGCAGAACTACCTGTACGAGGCGCGCAAGTCCTGA
- a CDS encoding response regulator translates to MRAPDQVPESTLLIVDDDEHVRRALRRVLRRAKAKILDAPDAAVALTLLEQEPVQVVVSDYRMPGMSGVEFLRAVKERWPRIQRVLLTGQADSTAIEEAVNQSEIFRFIWKPWDDAHLIITIQSAIDQYWMVDENSRLQGLLTLRNDELEKLNRDLDGKLAQRSAALVRAAQEWRASFDAIGDPMAIVRGGGCEVVRANTAFARAAGVSVANLAGLRCADHAYGQLPCPTRCAMPASGGAERETAFGDRTWLVRAFPFEDGESQVLVFKDVTDEREVSRRLFHAEKMSAVGQLAGGVAHEINNPLGGILAFAQLMSRDANRTPDDQESLRLITDAAVRAKRIVESLLRFSRRPREEEKGPVVLSQVAEDALFLLQSQLKDGRVEVVREFDEAVALANANQIQQIVVNLVVNAVQALAGDGRITVSTGSAGAGRVRLSVADTGPGIKPEVARRIFEPFFTTKPEGQGTGLGLSICYQIAEEHGGTIRLEPGDEQGACFVLELPVPSREP, encoded by the coding sequence ATCCGGGCACCAGACCAGGTGCCGGAGTCCACCTTGCTCATCGTCGACGACGACGAGCACGTCCGCCGCGCGCTGCGCCGGGTGCTGCGCCGCGCCAAGGCCAAGATCCTGGACGCGCCGGACGCGGCCGTGGCGCTGACCCTGCTCGAGCAGGAGCCGGTGCAGGTGGTGGTCTCCGACTACCGCATGCCCGGCATGAGCGGCGTGGAGTTCCTGCGCGCCGTCAAGGAGCGCTGGCCGCGCATCCAGCGGGTGCTCCTGACCGGCCAGGCCGACTCCACCGCCATCGAGGAGGCCGTCAACCAGTCGGAGATCTTCCGCTTCATCTGGAAGCCCTGGGACGACGCCCACCTCATCATCACCATCCAGAGCGCCATCGATCAGTACTGGATGGTGGACGAGAACAGCCGCCTGCAGGGGCTGCTGACGCTGCGCAACGACGAGCTCGAGAAGCTCAACCGCGACCTCGACGGCAAGCTGGCGCAGCGCTCCGCCGCCCTGGTGCGCGCCGCCCAGGAGTGGCGCGCCAGCTTCGACGCCATCGGCGACCCCATGGCCATCGTCCGGGGTGGCGGCTGCGAGGTGGTGCGCGCCAACACCGCCTTCGCCCGCGCCGCCGGCGTCAGCGTGGCCAACCTGGCCGGGCTGCGCTGCGCCGACCACGCCTACGGGCAGCTGCCGTGCCCCACCCGCTGCGCCATGCCGGCCAGCGGCGGCGCCGAGCGCGAGACCGCCTTCGGCGACCGCACCTGGCTGGTGCGCGCCTTCCCCTTCGAGGACGGCGAGTCGCAGGTGCTGGTCTTCAAGGACGTCACCGACGAGCGCGAGGTGTCGCGCCGCCTCTTCCACGCCGAGAAGATGTCGGCGGTGGGCCAGCTGGCCGGCGGCGTGGCCCACGAGATCAACAACCCGCTGGGCGGCATCCTGGCCTTCGCGCAGCTCATGAGCCGGGACGCCAACCGCACCCCCGACGACCAGGAGAGCCTGCGCCTCATCACCGACGCGGCGGTGCGCGCCAAGCGCATCGTCGAGTCGCTGCTGCGCTTCTCGCGCCGCCCGCGCGAGGAGGAGAAGGGGCCGGTGGTCCTCTCGCAGGTGGCCGAAGACGCCCTCTTCCTGCTCCAGTCGCAGCTCAAGGACGGCCGGGTCGAGGTGGTGCGCGAGTTCGACGAGGCGGTGGCCCTGGCCAACGCCAACCAGATCCAGCAGATCGTGGTGAACCTGGTGGTCAACGCCGTGCAGGCGCTGGCCGGGGACGGGCGCATCACCGTCTCCACCGGCTCGGCCGGCGCCGGCCGGGTCCGCCTCTCGGTGGCCGACACCGGCCCGGGCATCAAGCCCGAGGTGGCGCGGCGCATCTTCGAGCCGTTCTTCACCACCAAGCCGGAGGGCCAGGGCACCGGCCTCGGCCTCTCCATCTGCTACCAGATCGCCGAAGAGCACGGCGGCACCATCCGCCTGGAGCCGGGGGACGAGCAGGGAGCCTGCTTCGTCCTCGAGCTTCCCGTCCCGTCCCGGGAACCCTGA
- a CDS encoding sigma-54-dependent Fis family transcriptional regulator: MSDTADLKPVRVLVVDDEPTLLRALESLLRKKGYEVTGLDSPIVATQKLATEDFDVALLDIKMPQLSGLELLNAVKHRRPEIEVIMMTGHATVETALQAVRSGAYDYLTKPFDDVELVARSVAKAAERKALWDRNKQLENQLREREGLPPDGLVGAAAPIREVQRMIDAVAYSATTVLITGESGTGKELVARALHTRSPRKSHPFVALNCGALTETLLESELFGHVKGAFTGAQRDQKGLFDAADGGTIFLDEIGDIPLSTQVRLLRVLQEGEIKRVGAADSVKVDVRVLAATHRDLPKLVKSGRFREDLFYRLNVINIPLPPLRERSEDIPLLAHHFLRRYSDRLAKRVKTLSPEALELLCGYRWPGNVRELENAVERAVVLCRNDTVSPADLPPAVTGRTAPLVREVPAGGDEQQWLTLSYAAAKEQALRRFEKSYVEALMRACDNNISAAARKAGMDRSNFKRVLRKYRTDVEPDEPGDENSLMA; encoded by the coding sequence ATGAGCGACACCGCTGACCTGAAGCCCGTCCGTGTCCTCGTCGTCGACGACGAGCCGACCCTGCTGCGCGCCCTGGAGTCGCTGCTGCGCAAGAAGGGCTACGAGGTGACCGGCCTGGACTCGCCCATCGTGGCCACCCAGAAGCTGGCCACCGAGGACTTCGACGTCGCCCTGCTCGACATCAAGATGCCGCAGCTCTCCGGGCTCGAGCTCCTCAACGCGGTGAAGCACCGCCGGCCGGAGATCGAGGTCATCATGATGACCGGCCACGCCACGGTGGAGACCGCGCTGCAGGCGGTCCGCAGCGGGGCCTACGACTACCTCACCAAGCCCTTCGACGACGTCGAGCTGGTGGCCCGCTCGGTGGCCAAGGCGGCCGAGCGCAAGGCGCTGTGGGATCGCAACAAGCAGCTGGAGAACCAGCTGCGCGAGCGCGAGGGGCTGCCGCCGGACGGCCTGGTGGGCGCCGCCGCCCCCATCCGCGAGGTGCAGCGGATGATCGACGCGGTGGCCTACTCCGCCACCACCGTCCTGATCACCGGCGAGAGCGGCACCGGCAAGGAGCTGGTGGCCCGCGCGCTGCACACCCGCAGCCCGCGCAAGTCGCACCCCTTCGTGGCCCTCAACTGCGGCGCCCTCACCGAGACCCTGCTGGAGAGCGAGCTCTTCGGCCACGTCAAGGGCGCCTTCACCGGCGCGCAGCGCGACCAGAAGGGGCTCTTCGACGCGGCCGACGGCGGCACCATCTTCCTCGACGAGATCGGCGACATCCCGCTCTCCACCCAGGTCCGCCTGCTGCGGGTGCTGCAGGAGGGCGAGATCAAGCGGGTGGGCGCGGCCGACTCGGTGAAGGTGGACGTGCGGGTGCTGGCGGCGACCCACCGCGACCTGCCCAAGCTGGTGAAGTCCGGCCGGTTCCGCGAGGACCTCTTCTACCGGCTCAACGTCATCAACATCCCGCTGCCGCCGCTGCGCGAGCGCAGCGAGGACATCCCGCTGCTGGCCCACCACTTCCTGCGCCGCTACTCGGACCGCCTGGCCAAGCGGGTCAAGACGCTCTCGCCCGAGGCGCTCGAGCTGCTGTGCGGCTACCGCTGGCCCGGCAACGTGCGCGAGCTGGAGAACGCGGTGGAGCGCGCCGTGGTGCTGTGCCGCAACGACACCGTCTCGCCGGCCGACCTGCCGCCGGCGGTGACCGGCCGGACCGCGCCGCTGGTGCGCGAGGTCCCGGCGGGCGGCGACGAGCAGCAGTGGCTCACGCTGAGCTACGCGGCCGCCAAGGAGCAGGCGCTGCGCCGCTTCGAGAAGAGCTACGTCGAGGCGCTGATGCGGGCCTGCGACAACAACATCTCGGCGGCGGCCCGCAAGGCCGGCATGGACCGCTCCAACTTCAAGCGGGTGCTGCGCAAGTACCGCACCGACGTGGAGCCGGACGAGCCCGGCGACGAGAACAGCCTGATGGCCTAG
- a CDS encoding alpha/beta fold hydrolase, whose amino-acid sequence MITYLHGFASGPSSRKARYLSEGFGARGVAVATPDLTPGADGFERSTPLSMLAEARAAMGDAPGPHALIGSSLGGYLSALLASGDPRVSRLVLLAPAFRLFERWSGRLTAAELEDWRARGLATHHHVTQTERRVGWPFFEAASTLPAFPVVAVPTLVIAGARDETVPLADVAAWVERTPSARLITVDDGHELGASLDLILQEAWAFLAPLHGR is encoded by the coding sequence GTGATCACCTACCTGCACGGCTTCGCCTCCGGCCCCTCCTCACGCAAGGCCCGCTACCTCTCGGAGGGCTTCGGCGCCCGCGGGGTGGCGGTGGCGACGCCCGACCTCACGCCCGGCGCGGACGGGTTCGAGCGCTCCACCCCGCTCAGCATGCTGGCCGAGGCGCGGGCCGCCATGGGCGACGCACCCGGACCACACGCCCTGATCGGCTCCTCCCTGGGCGGGTACCTGTCGGCGCTCCTGGCCTCCGGCGATCCCCGCGTCTCGCGCCTGGTCCTGCTGGCCCCGGCCTTCCGCCTCTTCGAGCGCTGGAGCGGCCGGCTCACCGCGGCCGAGCTGGAGGACTGGCGGGCGCGCGGACTGGCCACCCACCACCACGTGACGCAGACCGAGCGGCGCGTCGGCTGGCCCTTCTTCGAGGCCGCCTCCACCCTGCCCGCCTTTCCCGTGGTGGCGGTGCCCACCCTGGTGATCGCCGGGGCGCGCGACGAGACCGTGCCGCTGGCCGACGTGGCGGCCTGGGTGGAGCGGACGCCCTCGGCGCGGCTGATCACCGTGGACGACGGCCACGAGCTGGGCGCCTCGCTCGACCTGATCCTCCAGGAGGCCTGGGCCTTCCTGGCGCCGCTCCACGGGCGGTGA